The following are from one region of the Methanospirillum hungatei genome:
- the gatB gene encoding Asp-tRNA(Asn)/Glu-tRNA(Gln) amidotransferase subunit GatB translates to MEERETIIGLEIHCQLDTKSKMFCSCSTDFRDNEPNTHTCPVCLGLPGSMPMVNKRAIEFALKVAKALNCTIRDESEFSRKNYFYPDLNKAYQITQYDKPLAEWGKLLIDGDDGEKEIRITRIHLEEDPGRSVHMGTTDRGKYTLVDYNRAGIPLIEIVTEPDLRSPKEARKFLNKLRATLEYLNVFDSEKEGSLRVDANISLKGSERVEVKNISSYKGVEKALTFEVTRQRNVLRRGQTVARETRHFVEARGVTTSSRSKEEENDYRYFPEPDLLPLRVAPWVDTIELPELPDARRERFIAQYGVSPEHAKTLTGGLKLAEFYEAVASEDPALAATWTADYLLGELNYRDFSIDAMPADLFKELLALIKHDTITDKSAVEILRLILDAVKEGKKPERPQEIVSRLGLAKTSGDQVTTMIQEVITEQPAAVADYYAGKMQALNFLVGQVMKKCRGRADPGHLNTLLKEILDKKV, encoded by the coding sequence ATGGAAGAGCGGGAGACGATCATCGGTCTGGAGATTCACTGTCAGTTGGACACGAAATCCAAGATGTTCTGCAGTTGTTCTACTGATTTTCGTGACAATGAACCGAACACTCATACCTGTCCGGTCTGTCTGGGACTTCCTGGCAGTATGCCGATGGTAAACAAGCGAGCCATCGAATTTGCATTAAAGGTTGCAAAGGCATTAAACTGTACCATCCGGGATGAATCTGAGTTCTCACGGAAAAATTACTTTTACCCTGATCTGAATAAAGCATACCAGATCACGCAGTATGATAAACCCCTTGCAGAGTGGGGAAAACTTCTCATCGATGGAGATGACGGGGAGAAAGAGATCCGTATCACCAGAATCCATCTCGAGGAGGATCCCGGCCGTTCAGTTCACATGGGTACCACTGACCGGGGGAAATACACCCTTGTTGACTATAACCGAGCCGGAATTCCACTTATTGAGATTGTCACCGAACCAGATCTCCGGTCCCCGAAAGAGGCCAGAAAATTCCTCAACAAACTTCGGGCAACCCTTGAATATCTGAACGTGTTTGACTCAGAAAAAGAAGGATCTCTTCGTGTAGATGCGAATATCTCATTAAAAGGGTCAGAACGGGTTGAGGTAAAAAATATCTCCTCATATAAGGGTGTTGAAAAGGCACTTACCTTTGAAGTGACCAGGCAGCGGAATGTTCTGCGACGTGGGCAAACCGTAGCCAGAGAGACCAGGCATTTTGTTGAAGCTCGAGGTGTTACGACTTCTTCACGGTCAAAAGAGGAAGAGAATGATTACCGGTACTTCCCTGAACCTGATCTCCTCCCTCTCCGGGTAGCACCCTGGGTTGACACAATTGAGCTACCAGAACTTCCGGATGCACGGCGTGAACGCTTTATCGCCCAATACGGGGTATCTCCGGAACATGCAAAGACACTCACCGGAGGGCTGAAACTTGCAGAGTTCTATGAAGCTGTCGCATCTGAAGATCCAGCTCTTGCAGCGACCTGGACAGCAGATTACCTGCTTGGAGAACTGAATTACCGTGACTTTTCTATCGACGCTATGCCTGCTGATCTCTTCAAGGAATTGCTGGCACTCATCAAGCATGATACTATTACTGACAAATCAGCAGTTGAGATACTCAGGCTGATTCTTGATGCCGTCAAGGAAGGAAAGAAACCGGAACGCCCGCAGGAGATTGTGTCACGACTTGGCCTTGCAAAGACCAGTGGCGATCAGGTAACTACGATGATACAGGAAGTAATTACTGAACAACCGGCAGCTGTTGCAGATTATTATGCTGGCAAGATGCAGGCATTGAATTTCCTGGTCGGACAGGTTATGAAAAAATGTAGAGGACGTGCAGATCCCGGACACCTGAACACACTTCTAAAAGAAATACTCGATAAAAAGGTCTGA
- the eno gene encoding phosphopyruvate hydratase, with the protein MVQIEKVIGREIIDSRGNPTVEVDVTLVGGYFGRAACPSGASTGTHEAIERRDGDSRFLGKGVRKVVEAINTDIRKALTGMDGTDQAAVDNSLISIDGTENKGRIGANALLPVSMAVARAAAQALQVPLYEHLSERNYLLPVPYMNILNGGAHANWQGADFQEYMIAPVGAPNFPEAVRWGCEVYHSLKSILKKQGLSTGVGDEGGFAPKVPSNRAPLDFITEAIEAAGYKPGSDIALALDPASSEFFIDGTYELKSEGKKLSSEEMAGYYQDLTAAYPVISIEDGLAEDDWDGWIAMTKAIGKKVQLVGDDLFVTNTKRISRGISEKAANAVLIKLNQIGTITETIAAVTMARNAGWNSMISHRSGETVDSFIADLSVSLGTGQIKTGAPCRGERVEKYNQLIRIHEELGSKATYAGKRR; encoded by the coding sequence ATGGTTCAGATTGAGAAAGTAATCGGAAGAGAAATTATTGATTCCCGTGGAAATCCCACGGTTGAAGTTGACGTAACACTGGTCGGAGGTTATTTTGGAAGGGCAGCTTGTCCATCCGGGGCCTCAACCGGAACACATGAAGCAATTGAGAGACGCGATGGAGATTCCCGGTTCCTTGGGAAAGGTGTTCGGAAAGTCGTAGAAGCTATCAATACCGATATCCGGAAAGCATTAACCGGAATGGATGGAACAGATCAAGCAGCGGTTGACAATTCCCTGATATCCATTGATGGAACAGAAAATAAAGGACGAATTGGTGCAAATGCTCTTCTTCCAGTATCAATGGCAGTTGCAAGAGCAGCTGCACAGGCGTTACAGGTTCCCCTGTATGAACACCTGTCAGAACGGAATTATCTTCTTCCGGTTCCCTATATGAACATCTTAAATGGGGGAGCACATGCAAACTGGCAGGGAGCTGATTTCCAAGAGTATATGATTGCTCCTGTTGGAGCCCCGAATTTTCCAGAAGCAGTCAGGTGGGGCTGTGAAGTTTATCATTCCTTAAAATCGATCCTGAAAAAACAAGGTCTCAGCACTGGTGTCGGCGATGAAGGGGGTTTTGCACCTAAAGTTCCATCAAACCGGGCTCCACTTGATTTTATCACAGAAGCAATAGAGGCAGCAGGATATAAACCAGGTTCTGATATTGCCCTTGCCCTTGATCCGGCATCAAGTGAATTTTTCATTGATGGAACATATGAACTAAAAAGTGAAGGGAAAAAACTTTCATCTGAAGAGATGGCAGGATATTACCAGGATCTTACCGCAGCATACCCGGTCATTTCTATCGAAGACGGGCTTGCAGAAGATGACTGGGATGGCTGGATTGCAATGACCAAAGCCATCGGAAAGAAGGTACAACTGGTCGGAGATGACCTCTTTGTCACAAACACAAAAAGAATCTCCCGTGGTATATCAGAAAAAGCAGCAAATGCAGTACTTATTAAGCTCAACCAGATTGGAACCATCACAGAGACCATTGCAGCAGTAACCATGGCACGCAATGCCGGATGGAATTCAATGATATCACACCGAAGCGGTGAAACGGTAGATTCATTTATTGCCGACCTTTCAGTTAGCCTTGGGACCGGACAAATCAAAACCGGAGCACCATGCAGAGGAGAACGGGTTGAAAAATATAATCAGCTTATCAGAATTCACGAAGAACTCGGTTCAAAGGCAACCTACGCCGGAAAGAGACGATAA
- the gatA gene encoding Asp-tRNA(Asn)/Glu-tRNA(Gln) amidotransferase subunit GatA → MKTISFKPDDAVHAFITTIPTVSYGDGPLSGVTVAVKDNISTKGIETTCASKILKGYIPPYDAHVVTLLKDAGAAIVGKTNMDEFGMGTTTENSAFGPTFNPLDHTRVPGGSSGGSAAAVAAHLVDCAIGSDTGGSIRCPAAFCGIVGLKPTYGRVSRFGLIAYANSLEQIGPMARDVTTLSKLYAVIAGHDPRDATSVNKPYSHTPSSDMNGLKIGMPEEFFGEGVNPKVADVVRTAIKTLESLGAEAVPCTMPSMKYALSAYYVTCTSEASSNLARFDGVRYGPAIETLKSWHDAYSDQRKDGFGKEVRRRIILGTFSLAAGYYGRYYQKAQTARQMVRDDFERIFRDVDVIAGPTMPDIAFKLGEKSDPLQMYLSDILTVPANLAGVPALSVPCGTVDNMPVGLQLIGRYFEDERIIDTAYAFEQEVS, encoded by the coding sequence GTGAAGACCATATCCTTTAAGCCGGATGATGCTGTTCATGCATTTATCACCACTATCCCGACGGTATCGTATGGCGATGGTCCGCTTTCCGGAGTTACCGTTGCAGTAAAAGACAATATCTCAACAAAAGGGATTGAAACGACATGTGCCTCAAAAATACTGAAGGGATATATCCCTCCCTATGATGCTCATGTGGTGACCCTTTTAAAAGATGCCGGAGCGGCAATTGTTGGAAAAACGAATATGGATGAGTTCGGGATGGGCACCACTACTGAAAATAGTGCCTTTGGTCCGACATTCAATCCTCTGGACCATACCCGTGTTCCAGGTGGTTCCTCAGGGGGTTCTGCAGCTGCTGTTGCTGCACATCTTGTAGACTGTGCAATTGGTTCAGACACCGGAGGATCCATCAGGTGTCCTGCAGCTTTTTGTGGCATAGTCGGTCTAAAGCCTACGTATGGCAGGGTGTCCAGGTTTGGACTTATCGCATATGCAAACTCTTTGGAACAGATTGGTCCGATGGCTCGGGATGTAACAACTCTTTCAAAACTGTATGCTGTCATAGCCGGACATGACCCGCGTGATGCCACATCGGTAAACAAACCATATTCACATACCCCTTCATCAGACATGAATGGTCTGAAAATAGGAATGCCCGAAGAGTTTTTTGGAGAAGGAGTCAATCCAAAAGTTGCTGATGTTGTGAGAACGGCAATAAAGACCCTGGAGTCTCTAGGTGCTGAAGCAGTGCCATGTACGATGCCTTCCATGAAATATGCTCTTTCAGCCTACTATGTTACCTGTACCAGTGAGGCATCCAGTAACCTTGCCAGGTTTGACGGGGTCAGGTATGGGCCGGCAATCGAGACACTGAAAAGTTGGCATGATGCCTACTCAGACCAGAGAAAAGATGGATTTGGCAAAGAGGTCCGTCGCCGGATCATTCTGGGAACTTTCTCTCTTGCAGCCGGATATTATGGGAGATATTACCAGAAGGCACAGACAGCACGCCAGATGGTCAGGGATGATTTTGAGCGTATCTTCAGGGATGTTGATGTCATTGCAGGACCGACAATGCCAGACATTGCCTTCAAACTTGGTGAGAAGAGTGATCCACTGCAGATGTATCTTTCTGATATCCTCACCGTCCCGGCAAATCTTGCTGGCGTGCCGGCATTATCAGTCCCTTGTGGAACGGTTGATAATATGCCAGTCGGTCTTCAGTTGATTGGACGCTATTTCGAGGATGAGCGGATCATAGACACTGCATATGCTTTCGAGCAGGAGGTGTCATAA
- a CDS encoding DNA topoisomerase I, protein MHLIIAEKNIAANRIAHILSGKDKVSAKKEGGVNVYNFGDKTSIGLRGHVVEVDFVEGYTNWRSQERPPRSLIDAGTIKRPTEPTIVKLIQKIAKKANRVTIATDFDTEGELIGKEAYELVRAVNQKVPIDRARFSAITKEEINRAFSEPTDIDFDLAAAGEARQVVDLIWGASLTRFISLAAKRGGGNILSVGRVQSPTLAMIVDREREIESFIPEPYWEISLVTDKDGQPINARHAAGRFTDKKEADAAYAGTKDPLIVTEVKEGKRVDRAPTPFDTTQFIVAAARIGYSAANAMRVAEELYMNGFISYPRTDNTIYPPSLNLESILTTLEKTQFAPDVAWVRKNKRSKPTEGKKSSTDHPPIHPTGVATQEQLGENWKLYELVVRRFLATLSPDAEWATMRIGMDASGQNYISTGSRLTEPGWRTVYPYSEAKDSILPVVKTGEKLKIQDLNLEEKQTQPPPRYSQSKLIQVMEELGLGTKSTRHEVIQKLISRKYIEGNPLRPTLVGKAVTDSLEAHASTITRPDMTQKLEQAMEAIKIKDKSRDGVVDDSRKMLHQVFDELEPNEAVIGQEIMGQTDEELTIGPCPVCGKDLRIRRKGGSQFIGCNGYPDCTCNISLPGTMWGSAVRTKNVCEIHNLFHVSLIAKGARPWEMGCPLCQLIEQQKEHYAKMPSMTGELQQKLLDAKIFSLYDLSKFEQGDLVKKLGITKKLAEIIIKEANEVLDLIRRRSECKKFMKQFVPPKRGRSHTKVMNGFAESGINCIGDIATATLESLKKTGLSDEEAKTLKDEAISLIAKNHLREIGIPAVSLKRYQEAGFLSPEEIASSHPAFISLKTGISIETVGKHLSLITQSLGKPDPVKISKKAFESGKAELMSIPGVGQSTLEQLYSVGIFDKKSLIGADTAKAATTSGLSKDHLKKLQVTARA, encoded by the coding sequence ATGCATCTGATTATTGCCGAAAAAAATATTGCCGCTAACCGGATTGCCCATATCCTTTCAGGGAAAGACAAAGTATCGGCAAAAAAAGAGGGAGGGGTGAATGTATACAATTTTGGCGACAAGACATCAATCGGACTTCGGGGGCATGTTGTTGAGGTTGATTTTGTCGAAGGGTATACCAACTGGCGGTCACAGGAACGACCTCCCCGGTCATTAATCGATGCAGGAACTATAAAGAGACCAACCGAACCCACCATTGTAAAGCTTATCCAGAAGATAGCCAAAAAGGCGAATCGGGTTACAATTGCCACTGATTTTGATACCGAAGGAGAACTTATCGGGAAAGAGGCCTATGAACTGGTCCGGGCAGTAAATCAAAAAGTTCCGATCGACCGGGCACGGTTCTCTGCGATAACCAAAGAAGAAATCAACCGTGCTTTTTCTGAACCGACTGATATTGATTTTGACCTTGCTGCTGCAGGAGAAGCACGGCAGGTTGTGGATCTCATCTGGGGAGCATCACTGACCAGGTTTATTAGTCTGGCAGCAAAGCGAGGCGGGGGGAACATTCTTTCAGTCGGTCGGGTTCAGTCTCCGACTCTGGCAATGATTGTTGACCGGGAACGTGAGATTGAGTCATTCATTCCTGAACCATACTGGGAGATCTCCCTGGTAACGGATAAAGATGGCCAGCCTATCAACGCTCGACATGCTGCAGGCAGATTTACTGATAAAAAGGAAGCCGATGCAGCCTATGCCGGGACAAAAGATCCCCTGATCGTTACCGAAGTGAAAGAAGGGAAAAGGGTTGACCGGGCTCCGACACCTTTCGATACTACCCAGTTTATCGTCGCTGCGGCACGAATCGGATACTCTGCAGCAAATGCAATGCGTGTTGCTGAAGAACTGTATATGAACGGATTTATCTCATATCCGCGTACAGACAACACGATTTATCCACCCTCCTTAAACCTTGAAAGTATCCTGACAACCCTTGAAAAGACACAGTTTGCTCCTGATGTTGCATGGGTCAGGAAAAACAAACGTTCAAAGCCGACTGAGGGGAAAAAATCTTCAACTGACCATCCGCCAATTCACCCGACTGGTGTTGCAACCCAGGAGCAGCTTGGTGAAAACTGGAAGTTATATGAGCTGGTTGTCAGAAGATTTCTCGCCACCCTGTCTCCGGATGCTGAATGGGCAACGATGCGTATTGGAATGGATGCATCAGGACAGAATTATATCTCAACCGGTTCACGACTGACTGAACCAGGATGGAGAACTGTTTACCCATACTCAGAGGCAAAAGATTCCATCCTTCCTGTAGTAAAAACCGGGGAGAAACTAAAGATCCAGGATCTGAATCTTGAAGAGAAACAGACCCAGCCCCCGCCGAGATATTCACAGAGTAAACTTATCCAGGTAATGGAAGAACTCGGCCTTGGGACCAAATCCACACGACATGAAGTTATCCAGAAACTCATCTCCAGAAAATACATCGAAGGCAACCCATTACGGCCAACCCTTGTGGGAAAGGCTGTAACCGATTCTCTTGAAGCACATGCCTCCACAATTACCAGGCCTGACATGACCCAGAAACTTGAGCAGGCAATGGAGGCTATCAAGATTAAGGATAAATCCCGCGATGGCGTGGTGGATGATTCACGAAAGATGCTTCATCAGGTCTTTGACGAATTAGAACCGAATGAAGCGGTTATCGGCCAGGAGATCATGGGACAGACTGATGAAGAACTGACCATCGGCCCCTGTCCGGTATGTGGCAAAGATCTTCGTATCCGTCGGAAAGGGGGTTCACAATTTATCGGATGCAATGGATATCCTGACTGTACCTGTAATATCTCGCTTCCTGGGACAATGTGGGGATCAGCTGTCAGAACAAAAAATGTCTGTGAGATCCATAACCTCTTTCATGTTAGTCTGATTGCAAAAGGAGCACGCCCCTGGGAGATGGGTTGTCCGCTTTGTCAGCTCATCGAACAACAAAAAGAGCATTATGCTAAAATGCCTTCTATGACCGGGGAACTTCAGCAAAAACTTCTTGATGCAAAGATCTTCTCCCTCTATGATCTCTCAAAATTCGAGCAAGGTGATCTGGTTAAAAAACTTGGTATTACTAAGAAACTGGCAGAAATCATCATCAAAGAGGCAAATGAGGTTCTTGATCTGATCAGAAGACGATCAGAATGCAAAAAGTTCATGAAACAATTTGTCCCTCCAAAACGTGGCAGGAGTCATACCAAGGTCATGAACGGGTTTGCAGAATCCGGTATCAACTGTATCGGAGATATTGCTACCGCCACATTGGAATCTTTAAAAAAGACAGGGCTCTCTGATGAGGAAGCAAAAACACTCAAAGATGAGGCAATATCCCTTATCGCAAAAAACCACCTGAGAGAGATTGGCATTCCCGCAGTCTCACTCAAACGGTACCAAGAGGCAGGATTTTTATCACCGGAAGAGATTGCTTCATCACATCCAGCATTTATCTCACTAAAAACTGGAATCTCAATTGAAACAGTAGGAAAGCATCTCTCCCTTATAACCCAGTCACTTGGAAAACCTGACCCAGTAAAGATATCTAAGAAAGCCTTTGAGTCAGGAAAAGCAGAACTGATGAGTATCCCAGGGGTTGGACAATCAACCCTCGAACAACTGTATTCTGTGGGAATTTTTGATAAAAAATCATTAATAGGAGCAGATACAGCAAAAGCAGCGACAACCAGCGGATTATCAAAAGATCACCTGAAAAAGTTACAAGTTACTGCAAGGGCATAA
- a CDS encoding glycoside hydrolase family 26 protein: protein MRGIALMVVLTFVCGICGITSGLPPGFCLGDDGSLALGVFAPQKTPSGEESILLNEIQAFRDSSGKNPALGVFSDEWMTDRKFPSESASILRNEGMVPYIRLMMRSTDTPYQKEPLYTLNNIALGKFDGELRAWAREARSFGSPILIEYGTEINQWGYPWNGYWNGEKKGLDSFRDAYRHIVTIMKEEGASNLIWIYHVNAESQPVEEWNNMSLYYPGDEYCDLVAISLFGTKKPFEAGTKPFKETLDATIYTLQNGSIQKPILLITGTDVQGRFADPSTFVTNVLSPLSEKVWPQVKALIWLNAAWKNDNNPLHDTSMRLQDNSTVANAFKTSLQSIQVQEHLTCS, encoded by the coding sequence ATGAGAGGAATAGCACTGATGGTTGTTCTGACGTTTGTGTGTGGGATTTGTGGGATTACATCAGGGCTGCCTCCGGGTTTTTGTCTTGGTGATGATGGTTCTCTTGCGCTTGGCGTGTTTGCCCCACAAAAAACACCATCCGGGGAGGAGAGTATTCTTCTTAATGAGATTCAGGCTTTCAGGGATTCCTCAGGAAAAAATCCGGCACTTGGTGTTTTTTCTGATGAATGGATGACGGATAGGAAATTTCCGTCAGAAAGTGCTTCAATCCTTCGAAACGAGGGGATGGTTCCTTATATCCGGCTTATGATGCGAAGTACAGATACACCATATCAGAAAGAACCGCTCTATACTCTGAATAATATTGCACTTGGAAAGTTTGACGGAGAACTTCGGGCATGGGCTCGTGAGGCACGTTCGTTTGGCTCGCCAATCCTGATTGAATACGGGACTGAGATAAACCAGTGGGGATATCCCTGGAACGGATACTGGAATGGAGAAAAAAAAGGTCTGGATTCTTTCCGTGATGCGTACCGTCACATCGTCACGATTATGAAAGAAGAGGGGGCTTCGAATCTGATCTGGATATATCATGTAAATGCAGAAAGCCAGCCTGTAGAAGAATGGAATAATATGTCCCTGTATTACCCTGGAGATGAATACTGTGACTTGGTAGCGATCTCTTTGTTTGGAACAAAAAAACCCTTTGAGGCTGGAACGAAACCATTTAAAGAGACATTGGATGCTACCATATACACCCTGCAGAACGGATCGATACAGAAACCCATTCTGCTTATAACAGGAACAGACGTGCAGGGCCGGTTTGCCGATCCGTCCACATTTGTAACGAATGTACTCTCCCCATTATCAGAAAAAGTATGGCCACAGGTAAAGGCCCTAATCTGGCTCAATGCAGCATGGAAGAATGATAATAATCCCCTTCATGATACGTCTATGAGACTACAGGATAATTCAACAGTTGCGAATGCTTTCAAAACCAGTCTTCAATCTATCCAGGTTCAGGAACATCTGACCTGTTCCTGA
- a CDS encoding DNA-deoxyinosine glycosylase codes for MRSGCGLSPLISPGCRILILGSYPSVLSLKAGEYYANPRNMFWNIIESIFSIPLTLPYKERTSLILARNVGLWDVYSSCDRERSADIRIKNPEPNDIRWIISQYPTIDVIFLNGREAEKGFKKFFPDISIATRYLPSSSPAHAVRLSEKIEKWNVINEIN; via the coding sequence ATGCGATCAGGATGCGGGCTTTCTCCTCTGATTTCGCCTGGTTGTCGGATTCTTATTTTAGGGAGTTACCCATCTGTTTTGTCTCTAAAAGCTGGAGAGTATTATGCAAATCCCCGAAACATGTTCTGGAACATTATCGAATCAATATTTTCGATACCTCTTACTCTGCCTTATAAAGAACGTACTTCCCTCATTCTTGCCAGGAATGTTGGCTTATGGGATGTGTATAGCTCTTGCGATCGGGAGAGAAGTGCAGATATTAGAATTAAAAACCCAGAACCAAATGACATCCGGTGGATTATCTCTCAATATCCAACAATCGATGTAATTTTTCTAAATGGTCGTGAGGCAGAAAAAGGATTTAAAAAATTTTTTCCTGATATTTCTATTGCAACTAGGTATCTTCCTTCTTCAAGTCCGGCACATGCCGTGCGGCTTTCGGAAAAAATTGAGAAATGGAACGTGATAAACGAGATTAATTAA
- a CDS encoding phosphoglycerol geranylgeranyltransferase has translation MHTKWKTWAHVTKLDPDKHLTEEQIAEIATSGTDALILSGTLNITKENMTELRDQVKEYGLPLVVEPAGPESVVFHGIDLLYVASVMNTSDARWIVGKHRDWAMNPDIVWDKVIPEAYIVLNPNSAVGKVTGADCGISAQEVAAYASVADHYFKFPIVYIEYSGMYGDPDVVCEASKAIDHAILYYGGGIDSGAKAAEMAKYADTIVVGNAVYDKGVKTLLETVQAVQ, from the coding sequence ATGCATACAAAATGGAAGACCTGGGCTCACGTTACCAAGCTTGACCCGGATAAACATCTCACCGAAGAGCAGATCGCAGAAATCGCAACAAGTGGGACAGATGCACTGATTCTTTCCGGTACACTCAATATCACCAAGGAAAATATGACTGAGCTGCGTGATCAGGTTAAGGAATATGGCCTTCCGCTTGTTGTTGAACCAGCAGGGCCTGAGTCTGTGGTTTTCCACGGAATTGACCTTTTGTACGTTGCAAGTGTAATGAACACATCAGATGCACGATGGATTGTCGGGAAACACCGCGACTGGGCGATGAATCCTGACATTGTCTGGGACAAGGTCATCCCTGAAGCGTACATCGTGTTAAATCCCAATTCTGCTGTTGGAAAAGTGACAGGAGCAGACTGTGGAATTTCAGCTCAGGAAGTAGCAGCGTATGCCTCTGTTGCAGATCACTATTTCAAATTCCCGATTGTGTACATTGAATACAGTGGGATGTATGGAGATCCTGATGTGGTGTGCGAGGCTAGCAAAGCCATTGATCATGCCATCCTGTATTACGGAGGAGGCATCGATTCCGGTGCAAAAGCAGCGGAGATGGCCAAGTATGCTGACACTATTGTCGTTGGAAATGCAGTCTACGATAAGGGCGTAAAAACTCTTCTTGAGACCGTTCAGGCAGTTCAGTAA
- a CDS encoding asparagine synthase C-terminal domain-containing protein has translation MHLTGWIELEGKKLSPEELEQVLERNPSLVSRFNGEFYLEYGTCSARDQYGIIPGPCPAGSIMCDGKAVGTVHPPCQNLPLADAIRSAIEIRSDTGITALSGGVDSALVAAVAQRPCLVVGMEGCHDIRQATEVATILDLSLHVRTVTPQDVADALPVVISLIHDPNPVDVAIGTTLYFVAETAQDLGYERILTGQGADEVFGGYARYLETPPHLLDEVFARDFDSLSRQGKRDQGIARSMGAYLSMPYLDIRVVCAAQAIPPTERVQGGVRKKPLREVASLYMPESYAYYEKKAMQYGTGIWKEIKRIARQNGYHSSVSDFITHIRRT, from the coding sequence ATGCATCTGACCGGTTGGATTGAGCTGGAAGGTAAAAAATTATCACCAGAAGAATTAGAGCAGGTACTTGAGCGCAATCCTTCTCTTGTTTCCCGGTTTAATGGTGAATTTTACCTGGAATATGGAACATGCTCTGCCCGGGATCAGTATGGAATTATCCCCGGTCCATGTCCGGCTGGGTCAATCATGTGTGATGGTAAAGCAGTTGGGACAGTCCATCCACCCTGCCAGAATCTCCCTCTGGCTGATGCAATTAGATCAGCTATTGAAATCAGGTCAGATACAGGAATTACTGCTCTATCCGGAGGGGTTGACTCAGCCCTTGTTGCTGCTGTAGCACAAAGACCATGCCTTGTTGTAGGAATGGAGGGGTGCCATGATATCAGGCAGGCAACTGAAGTAGCAACGATACTTGACCTATCCCTCCACGTCCGAACCGTTACGCCACAAGATGTCGCAGATGCACTCCCGGTTGTCATATCCCTTATTCATGATCCAAATCCGGTTGATGTTGCCATAGGAACGACGCTCTATTTTGTTGCAGAAACCGCACAAGACCTGGGGTATGAGCGTATACTTACCGGGCAGGGTGCAGACGAAGTCTTTGGTGGGTATGCCAGATATCTTGAAACTCCGCCTCACCTCCTTGATGAAGTATTCGCCCGTGATTTTGACTCATTATCACGACAAGGCAAGCGGGATCAGGGTATTGCACGGTCAATGGGTGCCTACCTGTCAATGCCATACCTTGATATCAGGGTCGTATGCGCTGCACAGGCAATCCCCCCGACTGAACGGGTACAGGGTGGTGTCAGAAAAAAACCACTTCGTGAGGTCGCCAGCCTCTATATGCCTGAATCGTATGCATATTACGAGAAAAAAGCCATGCAGTACGGGACAGGGATCTGGAAAGAGATAAAACGGATTGCCCGGCAGAATGGTTATCACAGCTCTGTTTCAGATTTCATAACACATATCAGGAGGACATAA
- the gatC gene encoding Asp-tRNA(Asn)/Glu-tRNA(Gln) amidotransferase subunit GatC, translated as MVTAEDVRKIAKLADVGIDDSEISEFTSQCSGILEYFAVLDTLDQNQPFIRERYNILRDDEVLPSLTQEESLQNAGQTEKGYFKAPRVM; from the coding sequence ATGGTTACCGCAGAAGACGTCAGAAAAATAGCAAAACTCGCTGATGTCGGCATTGATGATTCAGAAATTTCAGAATTTACATCTCAGTGCTCAGGCATCCTGGAATATTTTGCAGTTCTTGATACTCTTGACCAGAACCAGCCCTTCATTCGTGAACGATATAATATTCTTCGTGACGATGAAGTTCTTCCCTCCCTCACCCAGGAGGAATCCCTTCAGAATGCAGGTCAGACGGAAAAAGGATACTTTAAAGCTCCACGGGTGATGTAA